DNA sequence from the Pseudophryne corroboree isolate aPseCor3 chromosome 6, aPseCor3.hap2, whole genome shotgun sequence genome:
CCCAAAATAATTGTCAATTTATGAAAACAGTGCTTGTTGAGGAAGAATTAATTGTCAGTTACACCAGATGTAAGTTAAATGAGTTGATAGTATTTAATGTTTAAACAATGTAAAACAGCAGTTATATGATGTATCACAAAAGAGTAATAATGCATGAAGCCAGTCCACCAAAAATAGTAATAATGCATACAGCCAGTCCACCAAAAATAGTTTCATTTGGTGGACTGGCTGCATGCACAAATATCCTGTTCCTATTGCGACCTCCAGAAACCTGAAGCAAAGATCAATTACagtgtttttggattgtggaacgAAACCGGAGCTgctcggaggaaacccatgcaagtactgagataacatacaaactccacacatatagtgcCTTGGTCATAAATTGAACTTGTGACCTCAAGGCTGTGCGACTGTAATGCTAACCAAATATAAAGTAGAATAAAATCTAAATACATTCAAAATATAGATGAAAAATTATAAATATCTAACTCTTGATAGAGCTACTTTTTGTTCTCTTAATGAGAATTTGAACTTTATGAAAGTAATTACAATAAAACAAATTCTGTTACATCAGACCAATGACTGAGCGGGTGCAGGACAACCCATGTTAGATGTGTAACAGAACAGATACTGGCTCCTGTGCTGtacatagtacatacatactgtagaaGTGGTTGGATCTCAGATTCCTTCTGGAGTAACGTCAAACTCCCTAAGAAACACTTGATTGTCTTGCGCCTTCATTTGAACAAACTGGTGATCCTGCTGGGACGTGCTAATATACCATCCAGGGAAAGCCACTGATTCAAAGGTGGTGTTGTGACTGGTGTTTTCTGTTTTGTAGAAGAGGAAGAGCAGCAAGTCACCGTCCCTTTTTTCTTGAATGTTGGTGACCTCCTGAGAAAAGAGTTTAGTGGAGATTCATGAAAGAATAGATGCACACAGGTAACAATTCAAACATCTGGCAGAGAATATGCCACTTATGTGAGTGGCTGCTGCATCATGAAACATCCTGAGCAGAatattacgggtggtcttcaggttgctggctgtcgggatcccggcgcacagggcttccggcaccggtatgctggtcgccgggagcccggccgccggcataccatactacacccgaatatTACACTATAGTTCACTAGTGTAAACTATTGCAGAATCTTCAATAGATTTTTACAGATGGTTTGTAACTTTTTTACTGGGAACCCTATTGAATAAAATCAGCTTCGTATTAACAGGTTTGCATGTTTTTGATGCTGAGAACAGCTTTATGGCAAGCAATCTGGTGGCAATACTTATGCTTTGTACTTAGATGATCTGATTTAAATTGTGCGACCAGCTAATCACGCCTTGTTGCGTCACTTGCTATTGCTACTTCCGACATATTTCCTATGAGTACTGAATATACTGATAGAGGAGGATCGCTCCTAGTACCAATGTCTCCTGGCAAAAAGTGGCATTCATATACTCACCAACAGAGATAGTACTGGAGTACGGGGACTGTCTTCTCCAGGAATGCAGGATAAAAAGAGATTGTGACCAGCAAGACCCAAAGTGACTGGATATTTATCTTCCACAagaggtggtgaaacgtacgtgcCCACATTTATCTTTGCTGAAAGGAAGATGAAAAGTAGTGTAAACAATTTGCTCTTATTTTATAATACAATATGTTGTGTCTATGGAAGTGTACAGTGTAAATTGCATATTTTACACTGTACACGTGATGTTGTTCCCGACCTCATAGTCCCACTCAAGAGCTGAAAGGGAAAGTACACACTGAGCAAGATATTGCTCATTGTGTATGGATGTGCACTGACCTAATCGTTCCATTGGATCTAAGCCTTTATCGGATTGTCAGCACCCATTGGGTAGTGTGTACCTGGGTGCACTCTCCTACAGATTTGACTGTTGTATGATTTAGCAAGTTTAGCTCATATGCTTCATAGAGTCATATTTTCTTGTGTCTTATAGCATTATTAATCAATATTTTATTTCAGTTTGTTATGACACTTTGTGCTCTCTGCACTATAGGGTGTTACAACCTCATTATTAATGAAGAATGCCCAAAAATATAGTTTTATGGAATACTCAGTAAGTAGTCCGTAAGTGATGACTTACCTTCTTGCTCAAGATTCTTCCCTTGTAAGAACAAGGCCACAAGATGCGCTCTGCCCTGAGTTTTTTTCAGTGCTAGACACTTCTGTCTGCAATCTCGAATAATGTGGACAGTTGTGTTACTGTACAGGAATTTGCGTGGAGGTGCGCATGTATTCTCTATTTTGTTGAAGGTAATTTCATCTAATGAAAGGAAAAGAACAGGTCTTAAATATTTATTGATCTGTTTCTGATACACAGATTTCATTAATATTGTGTGGACTGTGGgccttttttttttctcatttaagCAATTACTGgccaactgcgcatgcatctgagtggCACTGCTCATGTGCCGCAATGGTCATGTGATGGCGCTCGCAGAGATAATTTCTTTGCAAAGTGGTTGACAGTCTTATGTAGAAGGCGatggggagtggcggcaaaaatgcaggtgtgtcgtgACCATTTTTGGGGTGTGTCTCAGCCTGCACCTGTGATCTTGTATGCAGTAACAGTAGGTTTAGAAGTACGATAATCAACTGATCTGTAAGCAACGCTACATGTTTGTATCCAGCAGCTGCGATTTGCAAAGCTGtcagtgggcgtctcaatacaaatccagacgGCTGcatcatttgcatatttttgcacattgggggtaattccgagttgttcgctcgttgccgcttttcgcaacggagcgattaggttgaaaatgcgcatgcacatggtacacagcgcgcatgcgttaagtaatttaacacaaaactttggagatttacacaagctcgagcgacgttttctcatcactcgagtgatcgtagtgtgattgacaggaagtgggtgtttctgggcggaaactggccgttttcagggagtgtgctaaaaaacgcgtggctggagaaacggaggagtggctggccgaacgcagggcatgtttgtgacgtcaaaccaggaactaaacggactgaggtgatcgcaatctaggagtaggtctggagctactcagaaactgcaaggaattatttagtagcagttctgctaatctttcgtttgctattctgctaagctaaaatacactcccagagggcggcggcccagcgtttgcaatgctgctaaaagcagctagcgagtgaacaactcggaatgagggccattgtgtacagtggtcctaattcagatctgtttgctcgctagcgtttttcgctgcgcagcgatcaggtaactactgcgcatgcatatgcaccacaatgcgcaggcacgccgtacagttacaaagcagattgttgttgtgcactggttctagcaaagaaaccattcgcacagccgttcgcaaggagattgacaggaagagggcgtttgtgggtggcaactgaccgttttctgggagtggttgaaaaaacgcaggcatgtcaaagcgtttgcagggcgggtgtctgacaccaattccgggctcgaataggctgaagtgatcgcagcggctgagtaaggtcaaagctactctgaaactgcacaagctgtttttgtacagggcggctgcacatgcgttcgcacacttgcaaagctaaaatacactcccctataggcggagtgcaaaaaatagcgagcaaacagatctgaattaggccccatgtaacaGCTGAAAACCATGTAAGACAATGTAAGcagctaaggggctgattcagagatggatgctaaaGGCACAGCAACTTCCTCTTTGGACGCGGctactgtgcgaaaatatgctaatgcgcaAGAGGCGTCTTAAGGAAAGAGATGCCCTCCTGTCAGCTTCACTGATCCACTGCTGTGTCCCAAGATGCAGCATCAGGTCACCGTCGGGCAGCCATGGGCCATCTGGGTATGCCTAAGCTTACTGAGAATGGCCGCCGGAACTCCTCTGCCGTACAGGGGCATAACTTTCAGAGGCAATGGTGACATACTGCCACGACTGGATGGGTAGTGTTGGGGACACAGGCAGCAGGAAGGAtggcacaaacacatatacatacatacacatacactccctctctctctctttctctctctctctctctctctctctctatatatatatagagagagagagagagagagagattgagatttTTCTAGCTGTCTTTAGCCTGAGTTTTTATTTAAATACTTTTGTTTTTTCCATTATTCTAATGAAAAATAGAATTCTTAAAGTCTCACTTTAAATGGCATGGGTGGGGGGTGTTTTGGATTGCTGTCCCATTAGTTAGCTTGTATAAAAGAACTAGTAACTACAGATGAGCTTACCCTCCACTAGGATGTGATCCATCAGGTCACTGTCATCGAACAGTGATCGTTtgtcaaaaacttttttttttagcttttccaCAGCCACCACCAGCATTATTGCCTTTCTGAAGCAGTGCCGAGGCTTTCTAGTCTTTCTTATTTCTGGTTTAATTCCACTTGTTGACCAACTGGTGTGATGCGAGGTCCAATCTAAATGCTTCATACTAGACTGTGGAAAAGAATTTCCAATTTTTAGCATTTTTTTCTATGTTGccaattatttttgtttttttttctatgcaaACATAGCaaatttcttaaatatgtgttattTGTAAACTGCTAAGAAAAgtatttataattataatttttattCCAAATAAAATATTAATTGCAAATAAAAATTTTGTATACATATCGTTTATAATTaaaacccaaaacaattgaatttcttTTGTTTAAATGGGAAATATGTCATGTTTTAAATTAtattccagaggttcccaaatgcagtcctcaaggcactctaagaggtaatttactaaagcttctaaaacagaaaattggtgatgttgcccatagcaaccaatcagatgctgtctatcattttctaaaaggcaatagagaaatgatagatagcatttgattggttgttatgggcaacatcaccagttatctctttaagaagctttagtaaatttacccctaacagtccaggttttaatggttaaataaaattgactgaggtacaaattgtcacctgtggccaagcatggatatacttaaacctGGACTCTGATATATACATTTATTCTATGTTAATGTTAAAAGCTCTAATAGGTGAATAGATAAATGAATAAAAGGTTTGGGAAATGACTAGATTTATTTTACACATATCACATATACATTTTACTGGATTTAACAGAAATACTACTGAATTATTTTTGTTGTATAAAATGTAAACAACAGAAATGTCATGTGGAATTTACCTTCCTATCACAGGGGTAGTCAGCGTAAAATTCTTCCTCGTACTCACTAAAGAGACAAAAAAATGAACATATGTTGATTTTCTTCACATTGTGACACAAATAAATATTCTTCACAAACCCCAATAATTCTTCTGTGTGaggacccgattcagacctgatccctgttgTGCATTTTCACAGGGTGGGCGAATATcaatcaactgcgcatgcgtacggatcataatgCGCACGCCGGAGGCCaaacgtcttttttgatcgctaagcATACGCAAGTTGACCTTTGGGGAtggcaactgcccgttttctgggagtgtccgtaaaaatgcaggcatacccaagcgttttcaggccCCAAACAGCCTGTTGCTGTCGTACTGTAGAAGTAGGTCctgagctatgcacagactgcagaaactggaaaaaaacattcgatggtgagtgagttgtgaaaggATTTGCAGATGACCGGCATACGCAGAGCTTTTCGTACGgactacgcagacttgcacggggcgggtattcactctgtttgGGCTGCGACTAtgtgatcacaaacctctgcaaattcgctgaGGCAGCAACTGAGATCTCCCTGTTATCGTCCCTTATACAAACTATCAAGCATTTGTATTAGGGTAGTGTATATTCTAAAATGCCTATATTGTCACTTTCTGATTTAGACTTTGGCACAAGATCATTTATATTTTGCATTATTTTGCTCCCTTCTACATACAGCAACCTGAGAGGGCTGCCTCAGCTTGCCTCATTATATGTTATGCCATGCCTTATATAGTAGAATAAAATGCATTACCTGTAGCTGTCCATTGGGATGACGTTTAATTCAGGAACTTCTGCCATAGTTATATCTGTAGAAaaagtatattaaacataaatataGAGAATCCAGTTTTTTGCCCAAAAGCCGTGCAATACATCCTGACAACATGACAGGTGCAATAAAGTCACTTATTACCTTTTAATTTAAAGCAAATTCAGCAGTCTTTTTTCTTATAATAATCCCTGACTCTACGTTTGTGCAAGTTACTGTAGCTTGACActtaacctttcttcctagagaagTCCCTTTCTTCCTATAGCCGTTCCTTTCTCCTATAGCATTTCCTTTCTACCTATAGCAGTTCCTTTCTACCTATAGCAGTCCCTTTCTTCCTATAGCTGTCCCTTTCTTCCTATAGCAGTCCCTTTCTTCCTATAGCAGTTCCTTTCTACCCTTCCTATAGCAGTTCCTTTCTACCTATAGCAGTTCCTTTCTACCTATAGCAGTTCCTTTCTTCCTATAGCTGTCCCTTTCTTCCTATAGCAGTCCCTTTCTTCCTATAGCAGTTCCTTTCTACCCTTCCTATAGCAGTTCCTTTCTACCCTTCCTATAGCAGTTCCTTTCTACCTATAGCAGTTCCTGTCTACCTATAGCAGTTCCTTTCTTCCTATAGCCGTTCCTTTCTACCTATAGCCGTTCCTTTCTTCCTATAGCAGTTCCTTTCTACCTATAGCAGTTCCTTTCTTCCTATAGCAGTCCCTTTCTACCTATAGCAGTTCCTTTCTTCAATAGCAGTTCCTTTCTACCAACAGCAGTTCCTTTCTTCCTTTAGAAGTCCCTTTCTTTCTATAGCAGTCACTTTCTTTATATAGCAGTGCTTTCTCCAACTTTGTGTAGACTACTGTAGCTTGACATTTAACCTTAGTGGATTTTATAGGCAAATATAGGTGTGAACACATGTGTGAGCAATTCAAAATTTCCCACATACACTGTACTTTGTGAGCTTGTATCCTATATATTAATTTAAAACCGGATTGTCAGGAAGTTCCTTTGAGAATACTGGTGGTTAGACCAGAGAAACTAGTCAGGAATGCCTCTACATTCCTCAGCGCTGAGTGATACCGGCTTATGGCACTTTTTTTGAGAATCCGAACCCTCATCTTATGCCTCTCAATGAGAGACTCTATGGTTTAATACCTGTAAACAACCCTGGCTTGTGACAATATAACCTAGTCCAGTGTACATTGGTGTATCTATATtggttgcagtgtgtgcggtgcacatgggcccctgggtccagagggaccAACATCCTGTTTTCATATAATTATATTTACCTCCCTGGAGACCCACTGAAGCTTTGCTGCGGCAGCAGTAAttaccaggaaaatggcacggGAACTACGATGGTtgataaaataaactagggtaatactatgggacataacattaactaaggtacTACACTGGttcagagtctaatggagcgggggagcggaagaggaggttggagatggagAACACGGGAACTACCAGTGAGGAGAACACCGGAACTACGGTGGTtgataaaataaactagggtaatactatgggacataacattaactaaggtacTACAATGGTtccgaaaattaactagggcactgttatagggcataaaattaagtgCTGCaaagaggtgtctctcaagaagcttTGAGAGAGGAGGCACATCAAtgtgttgctatggggtccacaaagtgcTGGTTATGCccctgtgtattattattattacattttatttataaggcaccacaagtgtttcgcagtgccgtacaaaggacagtacagggagacaaaacttagcattacagtaactaAATAACAAAAatcgagtacaggtaacaaagagcaccacaattctcaaaacacaatacagctaagatgtaagtatcgagggagtaatcatcgtactactaggggctggtggacatagatggagatgagcctttaccagcagga
Encoded proteins:
- the LOC134934510 gene encoding interleukin-1 beta-like; this encodes MDKTELIIFPTAIATPPTNNSITVHNTIISPVLLLCCLLLALQSKAFFPLVVKALFSSHIYLQLSPTQQPSLPAFSPADITMAEVPELNVIPMDSYSEYEEEFYADYPCDRKSSMKHLDWTSHHTSWSTSGIKPEIRKTRKPRHCFRKAIMLVVAVEKLKKKVFDKRSLFDDSDLMDHILVEDEITFNKIENTCAPPRKFLYSNTTVHIIRDCRQKCLALKKTQGRAHLVALFLQGKNLEQEAKINVGTYVSPPLVEDKYPVTLGLAGHNLFLSCIPGEDSPRTPVLSLLEVTNIQEKRDGDLLLFLFYKTENTSHNTTFESVAFPGWYISTSQQDHQFVQMKAQDNQVFLREFDVTPEGI